One Solanum pennellii chromosome 10, SPENNV200 genomic region harbors:
- the LOC107001217 gene encoding uncharacterized protein LOC107001217 — MAADICADHPSAFWDRKKHIVTLPYKDNFSENDIPTKSRHCQMNIELVDFCKKEIDNLLQKGLIKPSKSPWSCTSFYVNKAAEQERGVPSMGGNDPPPWSQACGRGGKN; from the exons ATGGCAGCTGACATTTGTGCAGACCATCCAAGTGCTTTTTGGGACAGGAAAAAGCATATTGTTACTCTGCcatataaagataatttttctgAAAATGATATTCCCACTAAATCTCGCCACTGCCAAATGAATATTGAATTAGTggatttttgtaaaaaagaaattgataatttattacAGAAAGGATTGATAAAGCCTTCAAAATCTCCTTGGTCTTGTACTTCTTTTTATGTAAATAAAGCTGCAGAACAAGAAAGAGGTGTTCCCAG CATGGGAGGAAATGACCCTCCTCCTTGGTCACAAGCATGTGGCAGAGGGGGTAAAAATTGA